The following proteins are encoded in a genomic region of Chloracidobacterium sp.:
- a CDS encoding SAM-dependent DNA methyltransferase: MSEPTVSRTTLSDLIEQVAGIIDSDRTVSNKELIQICNGCGGFDDKVDAHIYHEIAETSLNLLILKKYGHDLLASTNPVEGVSTVLRPLQKRLPTQTWRSETQIAYQQFSTPVTIAFLATYLLHVRLSETVLEPSCGTGCLAVWAFAAGAKVIANEIDPRRRGSALALGFQPYSFDAEFIDDLLPEDLLPDIVLANPPFSSTGGRVKNNSLEFGFRHIESALRRLKKGGRFAVILGESGSPRSRNGNRFWEYLSPEIQVRASIELPGREFYSNGTSVKTTLILGTKSPAIDTPLSLQLEAAPHIVAHSVEDAFEQAISLNLRF; this comes from the coding sequence GTGAGCGAGCCAACCGTTTCCCGTACCACATTAAGCGATCTCATCGAACAAGTCGCAGGGATTATCGACAGCGACCGAACGGTCTCCAACAAAGAACTTATTCAGATCTGCAATGGATGTGGTGGGTTTGATGACAAAGTCGATGCTCATATCTATCACGAGATAGCTGAAACTTCGTTGAATCTACTCATTCTGAAAAAGTACGGACATGATCTACTGGCATCAACGAATCCAGTCGAAGGAGTTTCGACTGTCTTAAGACCTTTACAAAAAAGGCTTCCGACGCAGACCTGGCGAAGTGAAACGCAGATCGCCTATCAACAGTTCTCGACGCCGGTTACTATTGCATTTCTAGCCACCTATCTCTTACACGTTCGGCTCAGTGAAACAGTTCTCGAACCTTCCTGTGGTACGGGTTGTCTTGCGGTATGGGCGTTTGCTGCTGGAGCCAAAGTGATAGCTAACGAGATCGACCCTAGGAGGAGAGGCTCGGCTTTGGCGTTGGGGTTCCAGCCATATTCTTTCGATGCAGAGTTCATCGACGATCTTCTGCCTGAGGATTTACTCCCTGACATAGTTCTCGCTAATCCGCCGTTCTCTTCGACTGGCGGCCGTGTGAAAAATAACAGTCTCGAGTTCGGGTTTCGTCATATCGAATCAGCATTACGAAGGCTAAAGAAAGGCGGGCGATTCGCGGTGATACTTGGTGAGAGCGGTTCTCCGAGATCCCGCAATGGAAATCGGTTCTGGGAATATCTTTCCCCTGAAATACAGGTAAGAGCTTCCATCGAACTGCCTGGGCGGGAGTTCTACTCCAACGGAACGAGCGTCAAGACGACGCTAATTCTCGGCACCAAGTCGCCTGCGATCGATACGCCGCTAAGTTTACAACTTGAAGCGGCTCCGCATATTGTTGCTCACTCGGTCGAGGATGCCTTCGAACAAGCCATATCGTTAAATCTCCGTTTTTGA
- a CDS encoding cation transporter, with protein MEKSNVFVGGAMFAAFVSSLCCVLPLIAVIFGFGAFGTAAIFESVRYPMIGVAFAALGYGFYRVYFRREECAEGEACATKPVSRISKIFLWIGAIVIVAFAFSPSYLGYISAAITSPTTPAVESAPIVVPEESATKKTVVLQIRGMTCDACETHIEVPLRKLKGVISADANYKNHNVTVVYDTAQVTVETIKQAILATGYELI; from the coding sequence ATGGAAAAATCTAATGTTTTCGTCGGTGGTGCAATGTTTGCGGCTTTTGTATCAAGCCTGTGTTGCGTGTTGCCGTTGATAGCAGTGATATTCGGATTCGGTGCATTTGGCACAGCGGCGATCTTTGAATCAGTGCGCTATCCGATGATCGGTGTGGCATTCGCGGCCTTGGGTTATGGCTTTTATCGGGTCTATTTTCGACGCGAAGAATGCGCCGAGGGCGAGGCTTGCGCAACTAAGCCAGTCAGTCGTATCAGCAAGATATTTCTTTGGATCGGAGCTATCGTTATCGTCGCGTTTGCTTTCTCGCCGTCATACTTGGGATACATCTCAGCGGCCATAACAAGTCCAACCACTCCAGCGGTGGAATCTGCTCCGATTGTTGTTCCAGAAGAATCGGCAACGAAGAAAACTGTTGTTCTGCAAATTCGGGGTATGACGTGCGATGCATGTGAAACGCACATCGAAGTTCCGCTTCGCAAGCTAAAGGGTGTCATATCGGCAGATGCGAACTACAAAAATCACAACGTAACGGTTGTTTACGATACGGCACAGGTAACAGTCGAGACGATCAAACAAGCAATTTTGGCAACAGGTTACGAGTTGATATAA
- a CDS encoding ankyrin repeat domain-containing protein, with product MFGFVSKIRLISGHKTNTAACDVSNIRELSYNLDKVMEKDIRMLVQERDYEGIRRLLSREPSLANAGVTLGPPCSTKAHPLHRICDAVFAKLISDDEAVKVAKILLEHGARIDGDSSTENADTPLMAAASLHAENLGIFYIQNGARIDLSDKRDGATALHWAAYCGRDMLVDELIRTGVDVNQLDKTYKCTPLVWALQPLMKNEKNNIHHQRTCVRLLLEAGTDISTLDDKTKTFLDDLGTEELEPQDFEFEAKNKLPTINELVVYVPTEDFTISKTFYAALGFELTEGWGGTMDCRLGGAVFRLQNYYVKDWAENFMMKFFVDDVHAWHEHAKKVIDDGDYSNARYDEPEMIGDTKICHVWDPCGVLLIFIQ from the coding sequence GTGTTTGGTTTCGTTTCGAAGATCAGGTTGATCTCGGGACACAAGACGAATACGGCGGCGTGCGACGTTTCGAACATTCGCGAATTGTCTTATAATCTAGACAAAGTGATGGAAAAAGATATAAGAATGCTCGTTCAAGAACGAGATTACGAAGGCATCAGGCGTCTGCTTTCGCGAGAGCCGAGTTTAGCGAATGCCGGTGTCACGCTTGGTCCGCCATGTTCGACGAAGGCTCATCCTTTGCATCGAATCTGTGATGCTGTCTTTGCAAAATTGATTTCGGACGATGAAGCCGTCAAGGTCGCGAAAATACTTCTCGAACACGGAGCAAGGATCGACGGCGACTCGTCAACGGAAAATGCGGATACGCCGTTAATGGCGGCTGCCAGCCTTCATGCTGAGAATCTTGGCATTTTTTACATTCAAAACGGTGCGAGGATCGATCTGTCTGATAAAAGAGACGGGGCGACTGCTTTGCATTGGGCTGCATATTGCGGGCGAGACATGTTAGTTGACGAATTGATCCGTACTGGAGTGGACGTTAACCAACTTGATAAGACCTACAAATGCACGCCGCTTGTTTGGGCACTTCAACCTTTGATGAAAAATGAAAAGAATAATATTCATCACCAAAGAACGTGCGTAAGGCTTCTATTGGAAGCCGGAACCGACATCTCTACGCTCGATGACAAGACGAAAACATTTCTGGATGATCTCGGTACGGAAGAACTGGAACCCCAAGATTTTGAATTCGAAGCCAAAAATAAACTCCCAACAATAAATGAGCTTGTAGTTTATGTTCCGACCGAAGATTTTACTATCTCAAAGACTTTCTACGCCGCTCTTGGCTTCGAACTAACAGAAGGCTGGGGCGGAACGATGGATTGTCGTCTTGGCGGGGCAGTTTTTCGTCTGCAGAATTACTACGTCAAAGACTGGGCGGAGAATTTTATGATGAAGTTCTTTGTCGATGATGTTCACGCGTGGCATGAACACGCAAAGAAAGTAATCGACGATGGCGATTACTCAAACGCCCGTTACGACGAACCGGAAATGATCGGCGATACAAAGATTTGCCACGTCTGGGATCCATGCGGAGTTTTGTTGATCTTTATTCAGTGA
- a CDS encoding type IV toxin-antitoxin system AbiEi family antitoxin domain-containing protein has translation MMDKRRQPQIKKLGVFTLAQGKSVGISQQDISRLVAAKDLVRIGRGIYLHPKASLDKDVGFQIAYSKFGPGSAIGGLSALSHYNLAEQVPGEIWVMVPPEKRTRETGYKLIRTKTRLDKQIVDEKGYRIVTVERAVLEALKFITKIGERTAIKAAREALATRKTTEAKLAKAAKELELESVLTKHLEVIVP, from the coding sequence ATGATGGACAAGCGACGGCAGCCACAAATCAAAAAACTCGGGGTCTTTACACTGGCTCAAGGTAAGTCCGTGGGAATTAGTCAGCAAGACATATCCCGGCTTGTCGCTGCAAAGGACCTCGTTCGTATCGGTCGTGGGATCTACCTCCATCCCAAGGCGTCGCTGGATAAAGATGTAGGATTCCAAATCGCGTATTCAAAGTTTGGGCCGGGTTCAGCAATTGGGGGCCTTTCAGCTCTATCTCATTACAACCTTGCCGAACAAGTGCCGGGAGAAATATGGGTAATGGTTCCTCCGGAGAAAAGAACCCGAGAAACCGGTTATAAACTGATTCGAACAAAAACGAGGCTCGACAAACAGATCGTGGATGAAAAGGGCTATCGAATCGTCACAGTCGAACGGGCGGTCCTGGAGGCTCTCAAATTCATCACAAAGATAGGTGAACGAACAGCAATAAAGGCCGCCCGCGAGGCCCTTGCAACAAGAAAGACAACCGAAGCCAAACTTGCAAAAGCCGCAAAAGAGCTTGAACTTGAATCGGTACTGACCAAACATCTGGAGGTCATCGTGCCATGA
- a CDS encoding heavy metal-responsive transcriptional regulator, translated as MAENGALQIGEIAGLAGVSVDTVRYYEKLKLLPTAARTNSGYRVFSVQTADRIRFIKQAQEMGFTLDEIRQLFVSDGGENQCKSVRDLIQVKLTQLEGRMRQMKSFKGFLNRHLVACENELDAHGKAASCPVLTTIEISRK; from the coding sequence GTGGCTGAGAATGGAGCGTTACAGATCGGAGAGATTGCTGGGCTGGCTGGCGTCAGCGTAGATACGGTTCGCTATTACGAGAAGTTGAAATTGCTTCCGACGGCGGCACGGACGAATAGCGGTTATCGGGTGTTTTCTGTCCAGACGGCTGATCGCATCAGGTTTATCAAACAGGCGCAAGAAATGGGATTTACGCTTGACGAGATTAGGCAGCTTTTTGTTTCTGATGGCGGTGAGAACCAATGTAAAAGCGTGCGTGACCTTATCCAAGTTAAGTTAACTCAACTCGAAGGTAGAATGCGGCAGATGAAGAGTTTTAAGGGCTTTCTAAATCGACATCTTGTTGCGTGTGAAAACGAATTGGACGCACACGGAAAAGCGGCATCGTGTCCGGTTCTCACGACAATTGAAATATCGAGGAAGTAA
- a CDS encoding VOC family protein — MENTRLSELLVPSLLVRDIGETLAYYRKLGFEVTGCDGAETSSTWAEVSRGQITFQFYSEPPHGTPAAPICSGTFYVFTNGVDALALEFRDKVNFAWGPETMDYGMKEFAVQDPNGYLIAFSEPA; from the coding sequence ATGGAAAACACTCGATTAAGCGAACTACTCGTTCCTTCTCTCCTCGTCCGGGATATCGGGGAAACATTGGCATATTATCGCAAACTCGGCTTCGAGGTAACAGGCTGTGACGGAGCGGAGACGAGCTCGACGTGGGCTGAGGTTTCGCGTGGACAGATCACCTTTCAGTTTTATTCCGAACCTCCGCACGGAACACCTGCGGCTCCAATTTGCAGCGGTACGTTCTATGTTTTCACAAACGGAGTAGACGCTCTCGCTTTAGAATTTCGTGATAAGGTTAATTTCGCCTGGGGGCCCGAAACGATGGACTACGGCATGAAAGAATTTGCAGTTCAAGACCCAAACGGCTATTTGATCGCTTTTTCAGAACCCGCGTGA